One window from the genome of Natrinema caseinilyticum encodes:
- a CDS encoding halocarboxylic acid dehydrogenase DehI family protein has protein sequence MDLSDQLYEQEATGWQAGLYDDIKETFRAPVVNWIFRVTSANAPDLLRYAWGQVKPVFETRAFAEYSVAYRDTLLTGVTDEFDLRPYRIEELDVGPSEYRELRGQLETKDIVAPRLAVLFELLDRALSERPIGHSADERRAATGPYPQWLDRDRGRSLTMIGHDDVPAELQDVISEIKDAHPFSEGLGTIHRVIAQWPSFMRRAWNDIGPILSTDAYGAVRAESEAVTEAFVDSTPYRVRLSPDDLERAGIDGGTVDGFIDFFDDFESPARSAIPTLPLYAALADASGRRSL, from the coding sequence ATGGATCTGAGCGATCAACTGTACGAGCAGGAGGCCACCGGATGGCAGGCCGGTCTCTACGACGATATCAAGGAGACGTTTCGAGCGCCCGTCGTCAACTGGATCTTCCGGGTCACCTCCGCGAACGCGCCGGACCTTCTCCGATACGCGTGGGGTCAGGTAAAGCCGGTCTTCGAAACGCGGGCCTTCGCCGAGTACTCGGTCGCATATCGCGACACCCTTCTGACCGGCGTTACGGACGAGTTCGATCTCCGTCCCTATCGGATCGAGGAACTCGACGTGGGACCGAGCGAGTACCGAGAACTGCGGGGCCAACTCGAAACGAAGGATATCGTCGCTCCTCGCCTCGCGGTGCTCTTCGAACTCCTCGACCGAGCGCTCTCCGAACGCCCCATCGGTCACTCGGCAGATGAGCGCCGAGCTGCCACGGGGCCGTATCCCCAGTGGCTGGACCGCGATCGGGGCCGGAGCCTCACGATGATCGGTCACGATGACGTTCCGGCCGAACTGCAGGACGTGATTTCGGAGATCAAGGATGCGCATCCGTTTTCCGAGGGACTGGGAACCATTCACAGAGTAATCGCCCAGTGGCCATCGTTTATGCGGCGAGCCTGGAACGATATCGGACCGATACTCTCGACGGACGCTTACGGGGCCGTTCGAGCCGAGAGCGAGGCCGTCACTGAAGCGTTCGTCGACTCCACCCCGTATCGCGTTCGACTCTCACCGGACGATCTCGAACGGGCTGGCATCGACGGCGGCACCGTCGACGGATTCATCGATTTCTTCGACGACTTCGAATCCCCCGCACGGAGCGCCATTCCGACCCTTCCGCTCTATGCGGCGCTCGCCGATGCGTCCGGCCGCCGGTCGTTATAG
- a CDS encoding MFS transporter: MNWHYKHTVLTLCTFAFFATMVARLAISPLVPAITDDFGIGTTIIGIAMTGMWMTYALMQFPSGILADRFGERSIVLVSVGGTTVVTLLLAVSPFYVLFVLAMIALGAVAGLHYSAATTLLDRTFENLGFAIGVHTIGSSAAGLVTPVVVAWISVRYGWRPAVAATVAIAAPIFLLFVFRVRPTDPHRPSQPLRERVQLEEFTRILGKPKIAFTVVIASVGAFAWQGTASFLPTFFVEHRGQSATTAGLVFSVYFVVQSVVKPGIGAMSDRFGRDVTTFGCMVTSVAGLSLLVTVPGIVGVAVGVVLIANGLSWAVAVEPRFMDNMTESERGAGFGLVRTTYLTAGSLGSVSVGFFAEAFGWVVSFGVLMALLSLIAVALAVNWAFDLGY; this comes from the coding sequence ATGAACTGGCATTACAAACACACGGTGCTTACGCTCTGTACGTTCGCGTTTTTCGCGACGATGGTCGCACGCCTCGCGATCAGCCCCCTCGTCCCCGCCATCACCGACGATTTCGGGATCGGGACAACCATCATCGGAATCGCGATGACAGGTATGTGGATGACGTACGCACTCATGCAATTTCCGAGCGGTATCCTCGCCGACCGGTTCGGAGAACGGTCGATCGTTCTCGTCTCGGTCGGCGGGACGACCGTCGTGACTCTCCTGCTCGCAGTGTCGCCGTTCTACGTCCTGTTCGTCCTCGCGATGATCGCGCTCGGAGCCGTCGCCGGACTCCACTACAGCGCAGCGACGACGCTTCTCGACCGGACGTTCGAGAACCTCGGATTCGCTATCGGTGTCCATACGATCGGGTCGTCCGCGGCAGGGCTCGTCACACCGGTCGTGGTGGCGTGGATCAGCGTTCGATACGGATGGCGCCCCGCTGTGGCGGCCACTGTGGCCATCGCGGCCCCGATATTCCTCCTGTTCGTCTTCCGCGTCCGTCCGACCGATCCCCATCGCCCATCACAACCACTTCGAGAGCGAGTACAACTCGAGGAATTCACGAGGATCCTCGGCAAACCCAAAATCGCATTTACCGTCGTGATCGCGTCGGTCGGCGCGTTCGCTTGGCAGGGAACTGCCTCGTTCCTGCCGACGTTTTTCGTCGAGCATCGGGGGCAATCGGCGACTACCGCCGGTCTCGTGTTCTCCGTGTACTTCGTCGTCCAGTCGGTCGTCAAACCCGGCATTGGTGCGATGTCGGATCGCTTCGGGCGAGACGTGACCACCTTCGGGTGCATGGTAACCAGCGTCGCGGGGTTGTCCCTTCTCGTCACCGTTCCGGGGATCGTCGGCGTTGCTGTCGGCGTCGTGTTGATCGCAAACGGCCTGAGTTGGGCGGTCGCAGTCGAGCCTCGCTTCATGGACAACATGACCGAATCCGAACGCGGTGCCGGGTTCGGACTCGTTCGGACGACCTACCTGACGGCCGGATCGCTCGGTTCTGTCTCGGTCGGCTTTTTCGCCGAGGCGTTCGGCTGGGTCGTCTCCTTCGGCGTGTTGATGGCCCTTCTTTCGCTCATCGCCGTCGCGCTCGCGGTCAACTGGGCGTTCGATCTCGGGTATTGA